One genomic segment of Clostridium estertheticum subsp. estertheticum includes these proteins:
- a CDS encoding polysaccharide deacetylase family protein, which yields MNTIIKCFPNGKFKALTMSYDDGKLADKRLVKIFNKYGIKGTFHLNSGFLDSEDHVKKEEVKTLYEGHEISSHTLTHPTIARCSNEEIVKQTLGDRENLEELAGYAVRGMSYPNGSYNSNIKSMLKYLGIEYSRVVGSKDNFDLPDDFYAWQATCHHNHNLMENAENFVSLFKKQYLYLMYVWGHSYEFDRDNNWDLIERFCNYVSNKDDIWYATNIEIVDYMKLLDNLKFSSKGKFVYNPSFKSAWISFNDKVIEIEGGSQVELF from the coding sequence ATGAATACTATTATAAAATGTTTTCCTAATGGAAAATTTAAAGCATTAACCATGAGTTATGATGACGGAAAATTGGCTGATAAAAGACTAGTCAAAATTTTTAATAAATATGGTATAAAGGGTACATTTCATTTAAATTCAGGTTTCTTGGATTCAGAAGACCACGTAAAGAAAGAAGAAGTAAAAACGCTATATGAAGGTCATGAGATTTCATCACATACGCTAACTCATCCAACAATAGCTAGATGTTCTAACGAAGAAATAGTAAAACAGACATTAGGCGATAGAGAAAATCTTGAGGAGCTTGCAGGATATGCGGTAAGGGGGATGTCATATCCCAATGGATCATATAATTCAAATATAAAATCCATGTTGAAATACTTAGGAATTGAGTATTCTAGAGTGGTTGGAAGCAAGGATAATTTCGATTTACCAGATGATTTTTATGCCTGGCAAGCAACTTGTCACCATAACCATAATCTGATGGAAAATGCTGAAAATTTTGTTTCATTATTTAAAAAGCAGTATCTATACCTTATGTATGTTTGGGGACATAGTTATGAATTTGATAGAGATAATAATTGGGATTTGATAGAAAGGTTTTGCAATTATGTATCTAATAAGGATGATATTTGGTATGCAACCAATATAGAAATAGTTGATTATATGAAATTGCTTGATAATTTGAAATTTTCATCAAAAGGTAAATTTGTTTATAATCCTTCTTTTAAGTCTGCATGGATTAGTTTTAATGATAAAGTAATAGAAATAGAAGGTGGGTCTCAAGTAGAATTATTCTAA
- a CDS encoding polysaccharide lyase family protein: MDNEVKLIVKGLKSIISNGILTVEFNENAIATSLVKNNKELIKNLNGADNDPDKNHTFYLDYHAEGKFRNFKATELKVITNSRDEVHITYIDRTSLLYIEYNIIMKKGESGIYSYAVVKNNIKKEFRLSELRTVYRLDYNIFDHAYNSERKGRQPTHDYLNKNKKIQDETYELPDGEMYTNGKIYSKYDYVGYFKDNHFWGQYGKEFGFWFIPVSTEYYPSGPLKQELLVHYDSIILNYMTGAHFGTGDFNVPTDWEKMYGPWYIYVNCGNEEEMINDAIKKANTEEKKWPYTCINEPLYPLDRSNVSGKLIITHNRSSEDAMVVLAKSGGEFIRQKGDYIFYSQADKDGKFLINNIRPGTYTLYAYATKGDVTRQLSKDYIVIGNNNLDLGEIIWNPPYHKNKLWQIGTANRTAKEFKFGNELRNYKWKNMVPENLDYVIGKSKESEDWYYAQTKPGNWNIKFNMDKNYDKRFYLTISIASATKNKIDGKVEPTLIVKVNGKVVKSTDYISDTSIYRSAMKSGWYHLEEVEFDSNILNLGENVITFTAYNAAIMYDTIILESN, from the coding sequence ATGGATAATGAAGTTAAACTAATTGTAAAAGGGTTAAAAAGTATAATATCAAATGGAATATTAACTGTGGAATTTAATGAAAATGCCATAGCTACATCTTTAGTTAAAAACAATAAAGAGTTAATAAAAAATCTTAATGGAGCAGATAATGATCCAGATAAAAATCATACATTTTATCTGGATTATCATGCAGAAGGAAAATTTAGAAATTTTAAAGCAACGGAATTAAAAGTAATAACAAATAGTAGAGATGAGGTTCATATAACATATATTGACAGGACAAGCTTATTATATATAGAATATAACATAATTATGAAAAAAGGTGAAAGTGGTATTTACTCTTATGCAGTTGTAAAAAATAATATAAAAAAGGAATTTAGGCTAAGTGAGTTAAGAACGGTGTATAGATTAGATTATAATATTTTTGATCATGCTTATAATTCAGAAAGAAAGGGAAGACAACCAACCCATGATTATTTGAATAAAAATAAAAAAATTCAAGACGAAACTTATGAATTACCAGATGGAGAAATGTATACCAATGGAAAAATATATTCTAAGTATGATTATGTAGGATATTTTAAAGATAATCACTTTTGGGGTCAATATGGTAAGGAATTTGGATTTTGGTTTATTCCGGTAAGTACAGAATACTATCCAAGTGGTCCTCTAAAACAAGAATTATTAGTACATTATGATTCTATTATATTAAATTATATGACTGGTGCTCATTTCGGAACAGGTGATTTTAATGTTCCAACGGATTGGGAAAAGATGTATGGACCTTGGTATATTTATGTAAATTGTGGTAATGAAGAAGAGATGATTAATGACGCTATAAAAAAAGCGAATACAGAAGAAAAAAAATGGCCTTATACATGTATAAATGAACCGTTGTATCCTTTAGACAGAAGTAATGTTAGTGGAAAATTAATTATAACTCATAATAGATCGAGTGAAGATGCTATGGTAGTACTAGCTAAATCAGGTGGAGAATTTATAAGACAGAAAGGTGATTATATATTCTATTCACAAGCTGATAAAGATGGTAAGTTTTTAATTAATAACATTAGACCAGGTACATATACATTATATGCTTATGCTACCAAAGGTGATGTTACAAGGCAATTAAGTAAGGACTATATAGTTATTGGAAATAATAATTTAGATTTGGGGGAGATTATTTGGAATCCACCATATCATAAAAATAAACTATGGCAAATTGGAACGGCTAATCGTACGGCGAAAGAATTTAAATTTGGAAATGAATTAAGAAACTATAAGTGGAAGAATATGGTTCCTGAGAATTTAGATTATGTTATAGGAAAAAGTAAAGAAAGTGAAGACTGGTATTATGCACAAACAAAGCCGGGAAATTGGAATATAAAATTTAATATGGATAAAAATTATGATAAAAGATTTTATCTTACAATATCAATTGCATCTGCTACTAAAAATAAAATTGATGGAAAAGTGGAGCCAACTTTAATTGTTAAAGTTAATGGTAAAGTTGTTAAATCTACTGATTACATTAGTGATACATCTATTTATAGGTCAGCAATGAAAAGTGGCTGGTATCATTTAGAAGAGGTGGAGTTTGATTCTAATATTTTAAACCTTGGAGAAAACGTTATCACATTTACAGCATATAATGCAGCTATAATGTATGACACCATAATATTAGAAAGTAATTAA
- a CDS encoding tetratricopeptide repeat protein, with protein MKVKSFKIKLIISTIICAMASGVVVNAKIKNSNVIEINDKNEMKSIPLQKCEIKKQADLEKRWKIGYDQFFEGEYAKAIATENQVLKEDSKFYKAYAVKGIALAYNGDFKGSMQQIDNSLKLKPNYGYARFNKALAYELYGYYAEAIEWYENDLEVEKSEWTYYGIASIYGRKGDINNTVKYLKLAIAINPNIKNEAKNEKDFENVKQYNQFKFLIEK; from the coding sequence GTGAAAGTAAAATCATTTAAAATTAAGTTGATAATTTCTACTATTATTTGTGCTATGGCATCAGGGGTAGTAGTTAATGCCAAAATTAAAAATAGTAATGTTATTGAAATAAATGATAAAAACGAAATGAAAAGTATTCCATTACAAAAATGTGAAATTAAAAAACAAGCAGATTTAGAAAAGAGATGGAAGATAGGATATGACCAATTTTTTGAAGGTGAATATGCGAAAGCTATTGCAACTGAGAACCAAGTTTTAAAGGAAGATTCTAAATTTTATAAAGCATATGCCGTAAAAGGAATTGCATTAGCTTATAATGGAGATTTCAAGGGAAGTATGCAGCAGATTGATAATTCTTTAAAATTGAAACCTAATTATGGGTATGCAAGATTTAATAAGGCACTAGCTTATGAATTATACGGATACTATGCTGAAGCTATCGAGTGGTACGAAAATGATTTGGAAGTGGAAAAATCTGAATGGACTTATTATGGTATAGCCAGTATTTATGGAAGAAAAGGTGATATTAATAATACCGTGAAGTATCTCAAGCTAGCTATTGCTATTAATCCAAACATTAAAAATGAAGCAAAAAACGAAAAAGATTTTGAGAATGTAAAACAATATAATCAATTCAAGTTTTTAATAGAAAAATAG
- a CDS encoding MFS transporter, whose product MLLTTNGKLKMINKIGFSSYQLAGVSDVLVNAWQMYFYTTFCSASIVTVTLMITIGKLIGAALTPVVGYISDNLYKTRYGKRFGRRKGILLIGIPLKIITFPLYWIPNMPIAYYASIIIITSFINPLLAVPQATFAAEMSENPVERAELIGFNQIGAAIAGISSSLIIIKLFDVFGQNNAGTFFIAAIIYDVISLIAFTCFYLSVYERPVNESNVKVVRGKKSIKNGFLGIINDFASTIKIRSYRLYLCMYLSEQMFRSLAGTINTYFIVFVLLLNPKSVSISTSVGFVFGIMFLTFYIWLTAKKTGTFTYRIGGFATILVLVCFMCLGIIRPTNTNIFLVILTVALNFGKTGLVNAAQFLFTFMPDIDEMITGKRREGAYAGVNTFLDVIFSTVEVLIIGLILQAAGFLKGAKAQPQITVHALLILYTVVPIILVIIGIISSYKLNLTVKSHIILEEEVNRLKSGGLKEDATEEIKIIVKDLTGFNYDDCWGNNNLLKYEHENRVQINKQG is encoded by the coding sequence ATGTTATTAACGACTAATGGCAAACTTAAAATGATAAATAAAATAGGGTTTTCATCATATCAATTGGCAGGTGTTAGCGATGTTTTAGTAAATGCTTGGCAAATGTATTTTTACACAACATTTTGTAGTGCATCTATAGTTACAGTTACTTTGATGATTACAATAGGTAAACTTATAGGGGCTGCTCTTACGCCTGTAGTTGGATATATTAGTGATAATTTGTACAAGACAAGGTATGGTAAACGATTTGGAAGAAGGAAAGGTATTCTATTAATTGGGATACCATTAAAGATAATTACTTTCCCGTTATATTGGATACCTAATATGCCTATAGCTTATTATGCTTCAATAATAATTATCACGTCCTTTATAAATCCTTTACTTGCCGTTCCACAGGCAACTTTTGCAGCTGAAATGTCAGAAAATCCAGTTGAACGTGCTGAATTAATTGGTTTTAATCAGATCGGTGCTGCAATAGCAGGTATATCTTCTTCATTGATTATAATAAAATTATTTGATGTCTTTGGACAAAACAATGCTGGAACATTTTTTATAGCAGCTATTATATATGATGTAATATCACTTATAGCGTTCACATGTTTCTATTTGTCGGTATACGAACGTCCTGTAAATGAATCGAATGTTAAAGTTGTAAGAGGAAAAAAATCCATTAAAAATGGATTTTTAGGTATAATTAATGATTTTGCATCTACTATAAAGATAAGATCATATAGACTTTATCTATGTATGTATTTATCAGAACAAATGTTTAGATCCTTAGCAGGTACAATAAATACTTATTTTATAGTTTTTGTATTACTTTTAAATCCAAAGTCAGTTTCAATTTCAACTAGTGTCGGATTTGTTTTTGGAATTATGTTTTTAACCTTTTATATATGGTTAACAGCTAAAAAAACTGGTACATTTACCTATAGAATAGGAGGTTTTGCAACAATATTGGTTCTTGTATGTTTTATGTGTCTTGGTATAATTAGACCTACAAACACTAATATATTCCTAGTTATTTTAACCGTTGCATTAAATTTTGGAAAAACAGGCTTAGTTAATGCTGCACAATTTTTATTTACATTTATGCCAGACATTGATGAAATGATCACGGGAAAAAGAAGAGAAGGCGCATATGCGGGGGTTAACACTTTCTTAGATGTAATCTTTTCTACTGTTGAAGTACTAATAATTGGACTAATTTTACAAGCAGCAGGTTTTCTTAAAGGTGCGAAAGCTCAACCACAGATTACAGTACATGCTCTTTTGATTTTGTATACAGTTGTTCCGATTATATTGGTTATAATAGGTATAATATCATCTTATAAACTTAACTTAACTGTAAAATCGCATATAATATTAGAGGAAGAAGTAAATAGATTGAAGAGTGGTGGATTAAAAGAAGATGCCACTGAAGAAATCAAAATCATAGTTAAAGATTTAACTGGGTTTAATTATGACGATTGTTGGGGAAATAACAATTTATTAAAATACGAGCATGAAAATAGAGTACAGATTAATAAACAAGGGTAA
- a CDS encoding helix-turn-helix domain-containing protein → MSINNKNLKDEIVSLISKGDSDRVEFRNHSGGPNLLGKIISSFANASGGKLILGVNNKGKISGCNKNDVMETYNKAKEKLIPCPNVSIEFIEINEKVLAIISIEKTEKIISSSLGVFKRVNNSEEIMVTEEIKSKQLSAVAKDEINDTVGEMAQQISQLTITLEETIQRYRIQNKLSRKIIEWIACGIIGIILSIFIHL, encoded by the coding sequence TTGTCAATTAACAATAAAAATTTAAAAGATGAAATTGTTAGTCTTATTAGTAAGGGAGACTCTGATAGAGTAGAATTTAGAAATCATAGTGGGGGACCCAATTTATTAGGCAAGATTATATCTTCTTTTGCAAATGCATCAGGTGGTAAATTGATTTTAGGGGTAAATAATAAGGGCAAAATCAGTGGATGTAATAAAAATGATGTAATGGAAACTTATAATAAAGCTAAAGAAAAATTGATACCATGCCCTAATGTTTCAATAGAATTTATTGAAATAAATGAAAAAGTACTGGCTATCATTTCTATAGAGAAAACTGAAAAAATAATTTCGTCTAGTTTAGGGGTATTTAAAAGAGTCAACAATTCAGAAGAAATTATGGTAACAGAAGAGATAAAGAGCAAACAGCTAAGTGCGGTTGCAAAAGATGAAATTAATGATACCGTTGGAGAAATGGCTCAGCAAATTTCACAGCTTACAATTACATTAGAAGAAACTATACAACGATACAGAATCCAAAATAAACTAAGCAGAAAAATTATTGAATGGATAGCATGTGGGATAATTGGAATTATTTTATCAATATTTATTCATTTATAG
- a CDS encoding glycosyl hydrolase: MIENQRNEFINPLNEYTPIPFWFWNDDLDKNEIIRQINDFSNKGVNAFVIHPRIGIPKRIEYLSDKFMGFVRSAIEEAEKLNMKVVLYDEAMYPSGSAHGMVVNNNPEYASRGLKMLEYKCHNETIVEFHEKDGEMLVSALAIKKVEENKFDSSQIKKTICKHNKVTFVPPSLGEWYIIIFVEAYTKGTIRGIHFGEDDGELEAPASSDLLNPYAVQSFISLTHERYYKEFGKYFGNVITGVFTDEPDIMGRGNHGNMIAWTRGFLEFYIRQGGREEDLPALWLEGTTESINIRTRYNGAINKKLEISYYKPISEWCETHNIELTGHPHESDDIGLLKYFQVPAQDIVWRWVAPEDNKAIQGENTTMAKCTSDSARHRGKRKNGNECFACCGANKIEWSFAVDDMKWFMDWLFVRGVNLLYPHAFFYSIRGQRRIGERPPDVGPNNIWWPYYNQISQYMKRMGFIMTDSYNVTDIAVLCENHNLPWKSVKPLYENSIEFNYFEKELLICDLCDIRDGAVYIQKQKYKIIIIEDVSSVTEEIIKPLEKFSQGGGTIIINNEKGYNIKIKDAIVIKEAIEILNVLDGLNSRDLFTKHNQKSLRVSHVVKDGVHYYVLVNEGEEKIKDILNIKNIGYVEKWDAWKGRIKKQKVLETNDEYIKIPIEINRRESVIFVLDTSKVPTIDDKKEKFSNCYTMDIKSDWKVYDQKNKLVNEGKLTPWNEWEGFKNYSGTMIYSNQFVIENREGINEIQLELEEAHEIVKVFINGKEVEIKMWAPYIFDILDYVSQGLNTLTIEVSNSLANKICNAKIKAGIVGSVKLRINLD, translated from the coding sequence ATGATTGAAAATCAACGAAATGAATTTATTAATCCTTTAAATGAATATACGCCAATCCCTTTTTGGTTTTGGAATGATGATCTAGATAAAAATGAAATTATAAGGCAAATCAATGATTTCTCAAATAAGGGAGTTAATGCATTTGTTATTCATCCAAGGATAGGAATACCTAAAAGGATTGAATATCTTTCAGATAAATTCATGGGTTTTGTACGCTCAGCTATTGAGGAAGCAGAAAAACTTAATATGAAGGTAGTACTATATGATGAAGCTATGTACCCTTCAGGGTCGGCTCATGGTATGGTTGTAAATAATAACCCTGAGTATGCAAGCAGAGGACTGAAAATGCTTGAATATAAATGTCACAATGAAACAATAGTAGAATTTCATGAAAAAGATGGAGAAATGCTAGTATCAGCTTTAGCAATTAAAAAAGTTGAAGAAAATAAATTTGATAGTTCCCAGATAAAGAAAACAATATGTAAGCATAATAAAGTAACATTTGTACCTCCAAGTTTGGGTGAGTGGTACATAATTATTTTTGTAGAGGCATATACCAAAGGGACTATAAGAGGAATACATTTTGGTGAGGATGATGGTGAACTAGAAGCTCCAGCTTCAAGTGATTTACTTAATCCTTATGCAGTACAATCTTTTATAAGTTTAACCCATGAGAGGTATTATAAAGAATTTGGCAAATATTTTGGGAATGTAATAACAGGAGTCTTTACTGACGAACCAGACATAATGGGTAGGGGTAACCACGGTAATATGATAGCTTGGACAAGAGGGTTTCTTGAATTTTATATTAGGCAGGGGGGAAGAGAGGAAGATCTACCAGCATTGTGGTTAGAAGGAACTACAGAAAGTATCAATATTAGAACTAGATATAACGGAGCCATAAACAAAAAATTAGAAATATCTTACTATAAACCTATAAGTGAGTGGTGTGAAACTCATAATATTGAACTTACAGGACATCCTCATGAAAGTGATGATATTGGATTACTTAAGTATTTTCAGGTGCCAGCTCAAGATATTGTATGGAGATGGGTAGCTCCAGAGGATAATAAGGCTATTCAGGGAGAAAATACTACTATGGCTAAGTGTACTTCTGATTCAGCTAGACATAGAGGTAAAAGAAAAAATGGAAATGAATGTTTTGCTTGTTGTGGAGCAAATAAAATAGAATGGTCATTTGCAGTTGACGATATGAAATGGTTTATGGATTGGTTATTTGTAAGAGGTGTAAACCTTTTATATCCTCATGCTTTTTTCTATTCAATAAGAGGACAGAGAAGAATAGGAGAAAGACCACCAGATGTAGGACCAAATAATATATGGTGGCCGTATTACAACCAAATTTCACAATATATGAAGAGAATGGGTTTTATAATGACGGATAGTTACAACGTAACGGATATTGCTGTATTATGTGAAAATCATAATTTGCCTTGGAAGAGCGTTAAGCCGTTATATGAAAATTCTATTGAATTTAATTATTTTGAAAAGGAATTGCTAATCTGCGATTTATGCGACATAAGGGATGGAGCTGTTTACATTCAAAAACAAAAATATAAAATCATTATTATTGAGGATGTAAGTAGTGTTACTGAAGAAATAATAAAACCATTGGAGAAATTTTCGCAGGGTGGTGGAACAATTATTATAAACAATGAAAAGGGATATAACATTAAAATAAAAGATGCTATAGTTATTAAAGAAGCAATAGAGATATTAAACGTGCTTGATGGTTTAAATAGCCGTGATTTGTTTACTAAGCATAACCAGAAATCATTAAGAGTAAGCCACGTAGTTAAAGATGGTGTGCACTATTATGTTCTTGTAAATGAAGGTGAAGAAAAGATAAAAGATATTTTAAATATAAAAAACATTGGATATGTAGAAAAATGGGATGCATGGAAAGGAAGAATTAAGAAGCAAAAAGTATTAGAAACAAATGATGAATATATAAAGATACCTATAGAAATAAATAGAAGAGAAAGTGTTATATTCGTTTTAGATACTTCGAAGGTTCCAACGATCGATGATAAAAAAGAAAAATTCAGCAATTGTTATACTATGGATATAAAATCAGATTGGAAGGTTTATGACCAAAAAAATAAGCTTGTGAATGAAGGAAAACTAACACCTTGGAACGAATGGGAAGGATTTAAAAATTATTCTGGAACCATGATATATAGCAATCAATTTGTAATTGAAAATAGAGAAGGGATAAATGAAATACAGCTCGAACTAGAAGAAGCCCACGAAATCGTGAAAGTATTCATAAATGGAAAAGAAGTAGAGATTAAAATGTGGGCCCCATATATTTTTGACATCTTAGATTACGTTAGTCAAGGTTTAAATACATTGACTATCGAGGTTTCAAATTCATTAGCGAACAAGATCTGTAATGCTAAAATTAAAGCGGGCATCGTTGGAAGTGTAAAATTAAGAATAAATTTAGATTAG
- the brnQ gene encoding branched-chain amino acid transport system II carrier protein translates to MFFGAGNLIFPPALGKAAGDAMLYSIIGFLITGVGIPICAIIACAKINGDFKKMADRVGPIFSVIVSIALVLIIGPLFAIPRTAATTFELGIHPLFPSIGQNISIIVFFVIVLAFALKPSSIIDSIGKVLTPALLLMLAIIIVKGIIHPIGPIVTTSYQGGFSKALIEGYQTMDAMTGVIFSSIILLSIKAKGYQSPKDIMKITLKSALVSLIGLSFVYTGLMYLGTQTTTLFSKSLSRTSLVTSIVRLDLGSIGSVILSLCVTLACLTTAIGILSAGSKFFAKLFKGKLSYESIAIAIALVSGVMATKDVDSLVKLANPILKIIYPIVIVLIVTTLLGDIVKNNKVVTITTYTVLIVSVLNTINDLTANSIGFFKYVPLSSVGFAWIIPAIVAFVISNNLGKSYHKDKSVIPNLNQEL, encoded by the coding sequence ATGTTCTTCGGTGCAGGAAACCTAATTTTCCCACCAGCATTAGGAAAGGCAGCCGGAGATGCAATGTTATATTCAATTATAGGCTTCCTTATTACAGGAGTTGGTATTCCTATATGTGCTATAATTGCCTGTGCTAAAATTAATGGTGATTTCAAAAAAATGGCAGATAGAGTAGGCCCAATATTTTCTGTAATAGTCTCTATAGCCTTAGTTCTTATTATAGGGCCTTTATTCGCAATTCCAAGAACTGCTGCAACAACTTTCGAACTAGGAATACATCCCTTATTTCCATCAATTGGACAGAATATATCAATTATAGTGTTTTTTGTAATAGTGCTTGCATTTGCGCTTAAACCTTCTTCAATAATTGATAGTATAGGTAAAGTACTAACACCAGCACTTTTATTAATGCTCGCTATAATTATAGTTAAAGGAATAATACATCCTATTGGACCAATTGTAACTACATCTTACCAAGGTGGATTCTCAAAAGCATTAATAGAAGGATATCAGACAATGGATGCTATGACTGGTGTTATATTTTCATCAATAATTCTTTTGTCTATTAAAGCAAAAGGTTATCAAAGCCCAAAAGATATAATGAAGATAACTTTGAAATCAGCTTTAGTGTCTCTAATCGGTTTGTCCTTTGTGTATACTGGACTTATGTATCTTGGAACTCAAACAACTACCTTGTTTTCAAAAAGTTTATCCAGAACTAGTTTGGTTACATCAATTGTTAGATTAGATCTAGGTAGTATTGGTAGTGTTATACTTAGTTTATGTGTGACTCTTGCATGCTTAACGACTGCTATAGGAATCCTTTCAGCTGGATCAAAATTCTTTGCTAAGCTATTCAAAGGTAAATTATCTTACGAAAGCATTGCTATTGCTATTGCTTTAGTAAGTGGAGTAATGGCTACGAAGGATGTTGATAGTTTAGTTAAATTGGCAAATCCGATTTTGAAAATCATATATCCAATTGTAATTGTTTTAATAGTTACTACGTTACTTGGTGATATAGTGAAAAACAATAAGGTAGTTACTATAACTACATACACAGTTTTAATAGTAAGTGTTTTAAATACTATAAATGATTTAACAGCAAATAGTATTGGATTTTTCAAATATGTTCCTCTATCTAGTGTAGGATTTGCATGGATTATACCAGCTATAGTTGCTTTTGTAATTTCTAATAATTTAGGTAAATCATATCATAAAGACAAATCTGTTATACCAAACTTAAATCAGGAATTGTAA